From a single Oncorhynchus nerka isolate Pitt River linkage group LG11, Oner_Uvic_2.0, whole genome shotgun sequence genomic region:
- the LOC135573876 gene encoding olfactory receptor 1D2-like, which produces MSLITYLLIITVNLTLIITIIQEKGLHEPMYIFLCSLCINGLYGTAGFYPKFLLDLQSDVQVISYSGCLIQTFVIYTSVMCEMSILTVMSYDRYVAICRPLLYHTIVTSLTVRKLLLLSWCYPLFIGLIVVSLTVRVPLCGSRIDKICDIPSILKHAYCQDLCKVS; this is translated from the exons ATGTCTCTTATCACATACCTTCTCATCATCACTGTGAATCTGACTCTGATCATAACAATCATTCAGGAGAAAGGTCTCCATGAGCCCATGTATATATTTCTGTGTAGTCTATGTATCAATGGATTGTATGGAACTGCTGGTTTCTACCCCAAGTTCTTACTGGACCTTCAGTCAGATGTTCAGGTGATATCTTATAGTGGATGTTTGATTCAAACCTTTGTAATATACACATCTGTCATGTGTGAAATGTCTATTCTAACAGTGATGTCTTACGACAGGTATGTGGCGATATGCAGACCACTACTATATCATACCATTGTGACATCTTTAACTGTTAGAAAGTTACTCTTATTGTCTTGGTGTTATCCTTTATTTATAGGACTCATAGTAGTTAGTTTAACCGTCAGAGTTCCTTTGTGTGGATCTCGCATTGATAAGATCTGTGACATTCCGTCTATACTGAAACATGCAT ATTGTCAGGACTTGTGTAAAGTCAGCTAA